A single genomic interval of Microbacterium sp. zg-Y1090 harbors:
- the murJ gene encoding murein biosynthesis integral membrane protein MurJ, producing MIGAGTLVSRVTGLLRQIVLVTAIGTAMAGDAFVVANQLPNAIFLIVSMGILTGVIVPQIVAAGRSDDGGEAFISKLITLGAVVLLAITVIAVACAPLLVSLYGGGFAPEQHALATVFAYWCLPQIFFYGLYALLGETLNARRVFGPYTWSPVINNIVSIIGFGAFILLYGTTNSIEGWDAAMIALIAGTATLGIVLQAVVLLLFWRRTGLHLRPDFHWRGMGLGVIGRLASWTFLMVLVGQLSALVQSAVLSVASREAAAANMVTGNANLIFMLPYSIIVLSIGIPYFTQLSEHAADGRIDDMRRDIDTSIRSIGVLIVGAAAAIAAAAVPVSRIFTNDAPTAVEGALVLGGYLVGLIPIAVLFTIQRSFYALGDTRTPFVFSLVQAVIVAVTALLASTLPAGLTAAGIALGQSIALTVALVMAAALLRRKIGRLAAGSWLPALGRFVLAAVPAGAAGWLVYFAVGAQDSWMVADKLQGALGTMLIGAVVAAVYVGMLALLRAPELQVALGLVRRVLPGKR from the coding sequence ATGATCGGCGCCGGAACGCTCGTCTCGCGGGTGACGGGGCTGCTGCGACAGATCGTGCTCGTCACGGCGATCGGCACTGCGATGGCAGGCGATGCCTTCGTGGTGGCGAACCAACTCCCCAACGCGATCTTCCTCATCGTCTCGATGGGCATCCTCACCGGCGTCATCGTGCCGCAGATCGTCGCCGCGGGCCGCAGCGACGACGGCGGCGAGGCGTTCATCTCGAAGCTGATCACCTTGGGTGCGGTGGTGCTGCTGGCGATCACCGTGATCGCGGTCGCGTGCGCGCCGCTGCTGGTCTCGCTCTACGGCGGTGGCTTCGCACCCGAGCAGCACGCCCTCGCCACGGTCTTCGCCTACTGGTGCCTGCCGCAGATCTTCTTCTACGGCCTCTATGCGCTGCTGGGTGAGACCCTCAACGCGCGGCGCGTCTTCGGCCCGTACACGTGGTCCCCGGTGATCAACAACATCGTGTCGATCATCGGCTTCGGCGCCTTCATCCTGCTCTACGGCACGACGAACTCCATCGAGGGCTGGGATGCCGCGATGATCGCGCTCATCGCCGGCACCGCGACGCTCGGCATCGTGCTGCAGGCGGTCGTCCTGCTGCTGTTCTGGCGCCGCACCGGCCTGCACCTGCGGCCCGACTTCCACTGGCGCGGCATGGGCCTCGGGGTCATCGGGCGCCTCGCCAGCTGGACGTTCCTCATGGTGCTCGTCGGGCAGCTGAGCGCCCTCGTGCAGTCCGCAGTGCTGTCGGTCGCCTCGCGCGAAGCTGCCGCCGCGAACATGGTCACCGGCAACGCGAACCTCATCTTCATGCTGCCGTACTCGATCATCGTGCTCTCGATCGGCATCCCCTACTTCACGCAACTGAGCGAGCACGCCGCCGACGGCCGCATCGACGACATGCGGCGCGACATCGACACCAGCATCCGCTCGATCGGCGTGCTCATCGTCGGCGCCGCCGCCGCGATCGCGGCCGCCGCTGTGCCCGTCTCCCGGATCTTCACCAACGACGCCCCCACCGCCGTCGAAGGCGCCCTGGTGCTCGGCGGCTACCTCGTGGGACTCATCCCCATCGCGGTGCTGTTCACCATCCAGCGGTCGTTCTACGCCCTCGGCGACACCCGCACGCCCTTCGTCTTCTCGCTCGTGCAGGCCGTCATCGTCGCCGTCACGGCGCTGCTGGCATCCACCCTGCCCGCCGGGCTCACGGCGGCGGGCATCGCGCTCGGACAGTCGATCGCCCTCACCGTCGCCCTCGTCATGGCGGCGGCGCTGCTGCGACGCAAGATCGGCCGACTCGCAGCGGGGAGCTGGCTGCCCGCGCTCGGCAGGTTCGTGCTCGCGGCCGTCCCCGCAGGCGCGGCCGGCTGGCTGGTCTACTTCGCCGTCGGCGCGCAGGACAGCTGGATGGTCGCCGACAAGCTCCAGGGCGCCCTCGGGACCATGCTCATCGGCGCCGTCGTCGCCGCGGTCTACGTGGGCATGCTCGCCCTGCTGCGGGCGCCCGAGCTGCAGGTGGCCCTCGGCCTCGTCCGCCGCGTGCTGCCCGGCAAGCGCTGA
- the trxB gene encoding thioredoxin-disulfide reductase, which produces MRQVIIIGSGPAGYTAAIYAARANLEPLVIASSVEVGGELMNTTEVENFPGFPEAIMGPDLMAKMQEQAERFGAEVLYQDVVSLDLDGDVKTVTLGNGETHQAYSVIYATGSAYRKLGVPGEERLSGRGVSWCATCDGFFFRERTIAVVGGGDSAMEEATFLTKFASKVYIIHRKDTLRASKIMQERAFANEKIEFIWNSEVADILGDEAVNGVVLRSTTGGTTRELPLDGLFVAIGNDPRTHLVHDKLELTAEGTIWVDGRTSRTSVPGVFAAGDVIDPTYRQAVTAAASGTVAALDVEHYLAARGEAALPESDVAQIDGLPDAATVGA; this is translated from the coding sequence GTGCGTCAGGTCATCATCATCGGTTCGGGTCCCGCCGGCTACACCGCCGCCATCTACGCGGCCCGCGCCAACCTCGAGCCGCTGGTCATCGCGAGCTCCGTCGAAGTCGGCGGCGAGCTCATGAACACCACCGAGGTCGAGAACTTCCCCGGCTTCCCCGAGGCCATCATGGGCCCGGACCTCATGGCGAAGATGCAGGAGCAGGCCGAGCGCTTCGGCGCAGAGGTGCTGTACCAGGACGTCGTGTCGCTGGATCTGGACGGCGACGTCAAGACGGTCACGTTGGGCAACGGCGAGACGCATCAGGCGTACTCCGTGATCTACGCGACCGGGTCCGCCTACCGCAAGCTCGGCGTGCCCGGCGAGGAGCGTCTCTCCGGCCGCGGGGTGTCGTGGTGCGCCACCTGCGACGGCTTCTTCTTCCGTGAGCGCACGATCGCCGTCGTCGGCGGCGGCGACTCCGCCATGGAGGAGGCGACCTTCCTCACGAAGTTCGCCTCGAAGGTGTACATCATCCACCGCAAGGACACTCTGCGCGCGTCGAAGATCATGCAGGAGCGCGCCTTCGCGAACGAGAAGATCGAGTTCATCTGGAACAGCGAGGTCGCCGACATCCTCGGCGACGAGGCCGTCAACGGCGTCGTGCTGCGCTCCACCACCGGCGGCACCACCCGCGAGCTGCCGCTGGACGGTCTGTTCGTCGCCATCGGCAACGACCCGCGCACCCACCTCGTGCACGACAAGCTCGAGCTGACCGCTGAGGGGACCATCTGGGTTGACGGACGCACCTCGCGCACCTCGGTGCCCGGCGTGTTCGCCGCCGGCGACGTCATCGACCCGACCTACCGCCAGGCCGTCACGGCTGCCGCCAGTGGCACGGTGGCCGCCCTCGACGTGGAGCACTACCTCGCCGCCCGCGGTGAGGCGGCCCTGCCGGAGAGCGACGTCGCGCAGATCGATGGACTGCCGGATGCCGCCACGGTCGGCGCCTGA
- the trxA gene encoding thioredoxin codes for MTAQATTSSNWQQDVLDADGPVLVDFWAEWCGPCRMVSPILDEIQSEHPGKITILKLNVDENPDLAMKYQITSIPAMKVFRKGEVEKTIIGAKPKFALEQDLAAYIG; via the coding sequence ATGACAGCCCAGGCCACCACCTCGTCCAACTGGCAGCAGGACGTCCTCGACGCCGACGGCCCCGTGCTCGTCGACTTCTGGGCGGAATGGTGCGGCCCGTGCCGCATGGTCTCGCCGATCCTCGACGAGATCCAGTCCGAGCACCCGGGCAAGATCACGATCCTCAAGCTCAACGTCGACGAGAACCCGGATCTTGCGATGAAGTACCAGATCACCTCGATCCCGGCGATGAAGGTCTTCCGCAAGGGCGAGGTCGAGAAGACGATCATCGGCGCCAAGCCGAAGTTCGCCCTCGAGCAGGACCTCGCCGCCTACATCGGCTGA
- a CDS encoding tryptophan synthase subunit alpha, whose protein sequence is MTDSDRSVPRRASVEVLRAEAADELSVLIHERLRAGEDPWDFMEDLPSVDELVVLILRAENIAADGGTRPTEARNYRVLRQIAIDYPSLTTAVWRLLGSEPYRRWDATVRVQAS, encoded by the coding sequence ATGACCGACTCCGACCGCTCTGTACCTCGCCGCGCCAGCGTCGAAGTGCTGCGCGCCGAGGCGGCGGACGAGCTCTCGGTGCTCATCCATGAGCGGCTGCGCGCCGGCGAGGATCCCTGGGACTTCATGGAGGACCTGCCGAGCGTCGATGAGCTGGTCGTGCTGATTCTCCGCGCTGAGAACATCGCGGCAGACGGCGGCACCCGCCCCACCGAGGCGCGCAACTACCGCGTGCTGCGCCAGATCGCGATCGACTACCCGTCGCTCACCACGGCGGTGTGGCGTCTGCTCGGCTCGGAGCCGTACCGACGGTGGGATGCCACGGTGCGCGTACAGGCATCCTGA
- a CDS encoding ParB/RepB/Spo0J family partition protein translates to MAKRTGLGRGIGALIPTAESSEARPVDVFFPSGAMPSTASRSAAYEAKDAGVTPKGADTSAATTEASREEAPSAPAPTAADDAVELVAIPGTRLIEINPSDIVPNPRQPRTHFDTDDLAELVHSVRQFGVLQPVVVRTNAEGKYELIMGERRTRASREAGLTSIPAIVRDTDDEHLLRDALLENLHRAQLNPLEEASAYQQLLEDFGITQEELATRIGRSRPQISNTIRLLKLPVPVQQRVAAGVLSAGHARAVLSLDDADAMQRLADKIVNEDLSVRAAEAAAKSLDAGRSRRPAPKAGARRAHLDEVAERLADRLNTRVKINISARKGQVVIDFATIQDLNRILAEIGETEFGTT, encoded by the coding sequence ATGGCGAAGAGAACTGGTCTCGGTCGAGGCATCGGGGCGCTCATCCCGACCGCGGAGTCATCGGAAGCCCGTCCGGTCGACGTCTTCTTCCCGAGTGGAGCCATGCCGTCGACGGCCTCACGGTCCGCCGCCTATGAGGCGAAGGATGCCGGTGTCACACCGAAGGGCGCGGACACCTCCGCCGCGACCACCGAGGCATCAAGGGAGGAGGCTCCGTCTGCACCCGCACCGACCGCGGCGGACGACGCGGTCGAACTCGTGGCGATCCCGGGCACCCGCCTGATCGAGATCAACCCGAGCGACATCGTCCCCAACCCGCGCCAGCCCCGCACGCACTTCGACACCGACGACCTCGCTGAGCTCGTCCACAGCGTGCGCCAGTTCGGCGTGCTGCAGCCCGTCGTCGTGCGCACCAACGCCGAGGGCAAGTACGAGCTGATCATGGGGGAGCGGCGCACCCGCGCATCCCGCGAAGCCGGCCTCACGTCGATCCCGGCGATCGTACGGGACACCGACGACGAGCACCTGCTGCGCGATGCGCTGCTGGAGAACCTCCACCGTGCGCAGCTGAACCCGCTCGAAGAGGCCTCCGCCTACCAGCAGCTGCTGGAGGACTTCGGCATCACGCAGGAGGAGCTGGCCACCCGCATCGGGCGCTCTCGTCCGCAGATCAGCAACACCATCCGTCTGCTGAAGCTGCCGGTGCCCGTGCAGCAGCGCGTCGCGGCCGGGGTGCTCAGCGCCGGTCACGCCCGCGCCGTCCTGTCGCTCGACGATGCCGACGCCATGCAGCGCCTCGCCGACAAGATCGTCAACGAGGACCTCTCGGTGCGCGCGGCGGAAGCTGCCGCCAAGAGCCTGGATGCCGGGAGATCGCGTCGCCCGGCGCCCAAGGCCGGGGCGCGCCGCGCTCACCTCGACGAGGTGGCGGAGCGCCTGGCCGATCGCCTCAACACCCGTGTCAAGATCAACATCTCCGCAAGAAAAGGCCAGGTCGTGATCGATTTCGCGACCATTCAGGACCTCAATCGCATCCTCGCCGAGATCGGGGAGACGGAGTTCGGCACGACGTGA
- a CDS encoding ParA family protein, producing the protein MFHVKQPEDAADSAAFSLDDAPLARELADLSARRRALESVDVRLPGKTRIITVSNQKGGVGKTTTAVNVAAALASVGARVLVIDLDPQGNASTALGVPHTADVPSVYDVLIDDFPIADIVQQSPESPNLFCAPSTIHLAGAEIELVSQVAREHRLKTALETYLSDVDQPLDFVIIDCPPSLGLLTINAFTAADEVMIPIQCEYYALEGLSQLLGSVRMIQKHLNPRLTVSTILLTMYDGRTRLAQQVAEEVRAHFAEQVLDTVIPRSVRVSEAPSFGQTVIAYDGHSAGAVAYREAAVEIIRRGETHENEGTA; encoded by the coding sequence ATGTTTCACGTGAAACAACCCGAGGATGCCGCCGACTCGGCAGCCTTCTCCCTCGATGACGCACCGCTCGCGCGGGAACTCGCCGACCTCAGCGCGCGGCGCCGCGCGCTGGAGAGCGTCGATGTGCGACTTCCCGGGAAGACCCGCATCATCACCGTCTCGAACCAGAAGGGCGGGGTCGGCAAGACCACGACCGCGGTGAATGTGGCCGCTGCGCTGGCATCCGTCGGCGCTCGCGTGCTGGTGATAGACCTCGATCCGCAGGGCAACGCGTCCACGGCCCTCGGCGTCCCGCACACGGCGGACGTGCCGAGCGTCTATGACGTGCTGATCGACGATTTCCCCATCGCGGACATCGTGCAGCAGAGCCCTGAGTCCCCGAACCTCTTCTGTGCGCCGAGCACCATTCATCTCGCCGGCGCGGAGATCGAACTCGTCTCGCAGGTCGCCCGGGAGCACCGGCTGAAGACCGCCCTCGAGACCTATCTCTCAGACGTCGACCAGCCGCTCGATTTCGTCATCATCGACTGCCCGCCGTCTCTGGGGCTGCTGACCATCAACGCCTTCACCGCCGCGGATGAGGTGATGATCCCCATCCAGTGCGAGTACTACGCGCTGGAGGGACTGAGCCAGCTGCTCGGCAGTGTGCGCATGATCCAGAAGCACCTGAACCCGCGGCTGACCGTCTCGACGATCCTGCTCACGATGTACGACGGACGCACCCGGCTCGCGCAGCAGGTGGCCGAAGAGGTCCGCGCACACTTCGCCGAGCAGGTGCTCGACACCGTCATCCCACGCTCCGTGCGGGTGTCCGAGGCGCCGAGCTTCGGGCAGACGGTCATCGCCTACGATGGGCACTCCGCCGGCGCGGTGGCCTACCGGGAAGCAGCCGTGGAGATCATCCGACGCGGCGAAACACACGAGAACGAAGGAACAGCCTGA